The nucleotide sequence AATAGTGAAGAGGATCTAAGCCATATGTTTTTAAAGAAGTTTCCCGAAAATTTTCAACAATATCACCTAATAATAATACGTCTGTAGTTAGATAAATTTCCGAAAAATCTTTTAACGTATTATTATGAAATTCTGTCCATATGTTGCATGCATGATTGTAATCATCATCCCTAATATGTGTTTTAGTAAGAGTGCTATAAAAAGCATTTTTAGGAGGTAAATTTTCATCTTTAAGTTTCTCCCAAGAATCTAAATACTCATAAGGAAAAACACCTTTTCgtgtcaacaaattaaattggATTTCATttgggaaaaacgattttaaaattttgttttgagaAGTAGTCAAATAGGAGGCAAGCTTATCGATACTTTCAGACATAAATCTATAGGAATCGATAAATCGTAAACTGCATTTAGTACCTTGTACAAATTTTGTAAAGGAAATATATCTTTCTTTATTTagaggtaatatttgaaaatttcctTCAATGTCCGTATTTAAATGTTTAATTAGGAAGTGACTATCATATCCCAAATTATGAAATACTATAGGTATCATAAAAGTTTCACGTAACTGTAAATTGCAACATTGATGTGAAGGACCCCTATAGGTTCCAGTCCTGTGGCAATGATCTTTGCATTTAATATCATCATCTGAAAAGGGTTGTGTGCAAATATAACAATTCTgcatttaaaaatagattttcttCTAGATTTGTCAAAGGTGTCATTGGAACAACGTTTGAATAGATATCATCCAGTTTTTTACTGATTAACCCTAATTCTTTAACAAACCAGGATATACAGTCCTCTcctgtataaattttaaattgtGTTAATGAATCATCATATGAACATTTTAGTAGAAAAGCTACACTATAAGGTACATGATGTTGAATTTTTCTCATGTTCGCCGTTGGAATGGTAGGATCGGAATACTTTAATAGGACACATTCTATATCTGCGTAAATGACAAAGGAAACTTTAATTTTGTTCTTAAAATTAGAAAATTTCAAGATTCTCTTATTCCAATTGGGAATTATCATTTTAGTATTATTCATTGTAAAACAGTCCACCCAATGTTGTTGAAGAAGAGGTTCagatgaaaaataatttaaacatcGATCACATATCCACTTTTTAGTATTACTATTATTTAATTGTGTAAAAACtaattttgataaattttttataaggacATAATGGTAAATCTGATAGTGATCAatacaaatattttcaaaattaatattattatctCGATTGTCATATTCAATATTTTCATTTGTATAAGGAAGTATTAGTAGATTGACACGTTTTCTAAAGTCAAATTTACTTAAACAGACTGGTGCTATGCTGTTATGTTCAAAAATACCAAAAACGTTTATGGATATATTATTCATTTGTTCAAATTTCCCTATATCTTTTAATCTCATTGGGAAATCAATGTTATCATATTTTAGAACACTTGAAAAATGTGGATATGAGGATATTCTACTAGAATTTGTATTTGGTTGTACAGGAAACAAATATGCCACAACAGACCAAAGGAAACAGTaattatcattgtttttaatattaatacaagattttttatttttaataaaatcaggTAATTCTATGTAACTAGAACAACCTACTGCTATGGGTATATACTgatttatatttacttttaaattcaaaatttcatACAATGCAAATCCTGAATCTCTCTCCTGAAAATCTtcaatttttgataatattctattAATGACGTATTCCTCATACCACTCTTTTAAATTAGTAGTGTGATCAATTATTTCGTTTTTTGTTGCAAAATGTTTAATATCAGTTTCTAAATTATGAGGTTTAATAAAATTTGCTAAAAATACAGTATTGACTTTTAAAAGTGTTTGTTTTAGTGCctctttaatttttagaaaaaaacttctAAATgcctttttcaaaaatgttttaggatctttaaaatttaaattaataattacACCAGTTTTGATTCTTTTATTAAAACTTGACTCTAAATCACGccatattaaattattattagttttttttttagatttttgtttttttgactgtagttttaataattttcgatgtttcaaattgtgtttgtgataatttaaAAGACCCAAACCCGTTTTAATTCTATTACGATGTTTAATATGGTGAGACTTATTTTGAATTGCTTTCTTAACTAAATTTATACTTATTTTGATAAATCTGATCCACTTGTTGAACTCCTCAATTGTTCGTAACAGCATTACAACTTTTTCCACTTTCTTCACCATATCCAAAACAAACATATCCAAAGTTTGTGAAGACATGGtatgttttatattattttcaaaaatactgacaACTCATTGGCACTTCTGCTACACTGAAGCTACCGATTCTAAATGAACCGCAAGCAGTACGTAAATGATTGTTTGATCATGTTTGTGCATAGTAATTATTTGTAAGTAGGTATGCATGGTCATTAGATAACAACAATGTTGCAAATAACCATTATTTTAATTATTCATTAAAACATTTTTCTTCACAATTAGATAGATagcaacaaagtaataaataaggtatttttacaataattggaTTCTAATTATATATATGCAAAATTATTCATTAAAACATTTTTCTTGTCAATGAGATAGATAGCAACAAAGTAATAAAATAAGGTATTTCACAATAATTGGAtcctaattattttaaaataagtgGAATTGCATAGATATGcttaaacaaaaaaacaatttGTAATTAATGACCATTAGATAACAACAATGTCACAAACaccaattattttaattattcatTAAAACATTTTCTTGCAATGCacttattagaaaaaaatatgtaatataatTGCTTTGTTTTCCAATAAGTGCATCtcattaaaaatgttttatgtagtattttagtaggtaatagataaaattttgatatatatatatatatatatatatatatatatatatatatatatatatatacaggtgCCTGCAAACGGATATGATATTATACCAATAACAGGTGGAAATAAGTACTAAGTGAGTAACATTTTGTCATTGTTGGTGTATTCATCGTGGTCTCATTTATTGTCActgttttatttattgtttattgttgttCTTTTCTATATATAAAATGTCTGGTGTACCATGTACAATTTTGGTATCCATAGAAGATAGATTAAATTTCCCCACGAAAATGGCTCTAGTAGTCATAAGGCAGCTATTcaggtatgttttttttttaacaatcagTTTTTGCATTCCATTTCAGATATGGTTTAAGAAGCATATCTCTCCGGAATGATAGAATCTTAATAGACTTAGTATATACCCCAAAGTCCACAACGCTGTCGAGAAAATTTGGTAACTTACCAGTAAAATATATCCGTATGCAAATAAATGATTCTAATGAGATATGATTGTTTGAAAAAGCAATGAAGAGATACTACTTTGACTTAGAGGAGGAGACAGAAGCTCTTCCTCCTCCTCCTACTACTACTCCTTCTATTAAATCAATTCAGAAGGAACCTTTAAAGAAAAAATGGAAGAGGAGAGTAACACAGCATGTTGAGTCCATTGATCTTGATCAAAATTCACAAGTGTGGTCATTTGATGAACACATTatagatgatgatgatgatgataaagaaGATCATACCAGAAGAGCGACAATAAGTGAGACCAGAAATGACTACGGCGACGACGATGACGATGACTGCACCACCACATTGATACCTCCTACGGAGTAATTTtgtattaatatatatataactgcaatttattttttggtttttttttgttttagaggTACAGTACTGTGTGGagattgtaaaatttttttttgtttctgcaAACTTTCCTTAAGAATTCACTTAACTTCATTATATTGTGAGGAAACACTTCCAACAAGTGCAGAATGGTAAATGCATCAGAAACTGAAGAACGAgctaaaattcagaaaatagcaGTTGAGATTATAAAGGCACCTATGATAAGACATATTTTTATAACACTACTGGCAGTCTGTAAAAATCCACGAACGTTAAGCCCTAACGATTTAAGTAGGATTATTAATCACCACTCACATCGTGTACTCCCAAGTATTGTAACAGATGCATTTTTTCGAAACTTCAACTTACCAGTTGAACCAGAGGAGTCCGATTATGATTCTGATGAAACAATTTGtgaataataataatgataattgcagctatattatacatatatatatatttgtttgCGTTATGCTTTGTACAtgaggaaaaaaaaataaaaaaaattttttgacaatatgagttttatttgtcacaagTAACATTTTcaatattagtaataaatttattcATTAACCAATCATGTATTACATTTACAATTTCTAGAGAACAACTTAAGGTATTGATAGTATGTACATTGCAATGGATTAACATATTGCGTGAATTTTGTTTTAATACACATAATTTTGGACAGTTCATTGTAGCTTCTATATCTATAATTTTATTACACAAAAACTTTTGGAGTGTCTTCTTTTTCGGACTTCCTTTGACTACAATTGTATTGGTtccaataatatttttaatgtactCACTAATAGTTTCCATTGAAATATTATTGGGATGTGAACTATTCCAATTTATTCCATGTATATTGTCGGTTATCCACTGAAGATGGTGTTTATGTTTTTCTGCAAAACAATCCAAACTCACAGGATAATTGACAAATGTATGATGCCACACACGTGTATATATAttaaatatacatatttcttTAATAAAGAACTCGCTGTCTTTATATTGGAAACCTTGGATATCTATAATAAACATTATTGCACTTTTACTAAATTTGATAATGGATTGTAGATAACAGTACGATCATGAATTATTAAACAGTATACTGAAGTGTTGTCTGGAAAGTTTTCTGATGATTCTAGTTCTAATCGCACATCTATAGCACCACCTTTTACTGCTTCGTTTTGGTGACTACAATCTATGATGAATATCGGTGCTTTTTGTATGAAATTGGTTAAGGATAAGCAAGGTTCGCTTTTACCTTGAAAATAATATGATTCTTGAAACCTTGCACACATTTCATAAGCAATGGCATAGTGTTTctttttaaaatcaatatttaaattatCATATGGATAAACCTCAGAATTCAAATACACTTTTAAATTAGTCAAATTACAATGATCAAAATCGCTATTATCTCGTGTTTTACTATTTTCTCTATCTGTCTGAAAACCTACAATCATGTATCGAGGCACTTCGCTTTGTTTAACTGTCATGATGGTCCAATCGTAAGATTTTGTTTTTGGTAGAACTTGTAACTTTTGTAAAGACCAATTTCTGAATGAAATTTCCAAATTATTTTGCATTTCCAAGTGTTGTAATAATACCAATTTTTGTTCATCAGAAACAGATATATGAGGTACTTTCCAcataatttttgtaattttaactTTTGGAGTATCAGTAGCACCATCTGTCGTTATAGTTGCGTTAAAATCAGTATGACTGCGAACCAATACGAGTTCCTGctgtaaattaataataatttttttaaaatcttctcCAAAGCCTAAAATTTGTTTCAGTGGAATGCAAACGTTAAAATAACCCGTTGTCGGTTCAACAATTTTAGGATGCTCCGTTATGGACCAATCAGAATTGGCATTTTTAATACAATCATTGGGAGTAAATGATGCATATCCTTTTAATGTTGATGTGATTCCAGGAAATCTAGAACGCGCAATTATTGTTCCTCCAAGTTCATATCTACATTCTTCAAATAAATGAAGAAATCCATTATTGATAAAACTGAGTTTCGTACTGTAATGGCCTTTTTCTTGTGATATCAAATTTCCCTCCAAAATTATATAACTCTCGCTGggatatgtataaatattttgTGATTGAATTGGTATTCTAATTTCATCATTATTGTCTAAAGATGTAGCTGAATATGGAAGGTGTGTATGATATTCAGAGTTAATTATAGATTCATCTACAGGTACAGTTTTATTGACATTAAGTATACTAccgttcatttttttttgtatgtaaCTGTAAACCTACAAAAACACTTTATAAAATATTCTTTGATAATAGTAAATAATTTACAGCGACACAAAAATCTTtgcttcttctccttcttcttcttcgttttctTATTCTGCTTCTGTTTCgtaatttttaacttttaatcctaaggatattaagaataaaatatttttctgtgTTAATGGTTTGTACGTTGTCTTTAG is from Diabrotica virgifera virgifera chromosome 9, PGI_DIABVI_V3a and encodes:
- the LOC126891412 gene encoding uncharacterized protein LOC126891412, encoding MNGSILNVNKTVPVDESIINSEYHTHLPYSATSLDNNDEIRIPIQSQNIYTYPSESYIILEGNLISQEKGHYSTKLSFINNGFLHLFEECRYELGGTIIARSRFPGITSTLKGYASFTPNDCIKNANSDWSITEHPKIVEPTTGYFNVCIPLKQILGFGEDFKKIIINLQQELVLVRSHTDFNATITTDGATDTPKVKITKIMWKVPHISVSDEQKLVLLQHLEMQNNLEISFRNWSLQKLQVLPKTKSYDWTIMTVKQSEVPRYMIVGFQTDRENSKTRDNSDFDHCNLTNLKVYLNSEVYPYDNLNIDFKKKHYAIAYEMCARFQESYYFQGKSEPCLSLTNFIQKAPIFIIDCSHQNEAVKGGAIDVRLELESSENFPDNTSVYCLIIHDRTVIYNPLSNLVKVQ